Below is a window of Agathobacter rectalis ATCC 33656 DNA.
ATTCTGTTATACCATTCTCCGCTCCATTTTTGTTCACGCGGAAATATTCAAAATTGTTACAGAAATCAAATATAAGAAATCTTTCTTTGTCCATACCCTCTCCAAGCAGATTAGGGCAAAGCCTGGTTCCCCTTCCAATCATCTGCCAGAACTTGGCATAGCTTTTTACCTTCTTAAAAAATACAAGATTCAAAATCTCCGGAATATCTATTCCTGTGTCGAGCATATCAACAGATACTGCTATCTGTGGCATTTTATCACTTGTGCTAAACTCATCTATCAATGAATCACTGTACTTTATACTATAATCTATCCGCTTTATGAAGTCTCCTCCATATTCCGGAAAAAGCTTATTGAAACGCTTGACTATTGCCTGCGCATGCAAAGAGTTTTTGGCAAAAATTATTGTCTTGCCAAGCTTGTCTCCACCCTCAATTTTTAAGCCCTTTTCCATAAGCTCTCTTAAAACCTTATCAATTGTATCCGCGTTAAAAAGCCATGTATTTACGGCCTCTCCTGATATATCATCACCTACAGTGTCATCATCAGAAAATGTATCCTCATACTCTTCTTTTTCCTCATCTGACAGCTCATCATAGTGAATACCGCTTTCCATTATTTTTGACTTATATTCCAGTGTAGAATAATTGACCAGATAGCCCTCTTCCACCGCTTTTTCAAGCTCATACGCAAATGTCGGAACTCCTCTTTCAAGGTCAAAGACTCCATATGTGTTTTTGTCGATTTCATTTTTTGGAGTGGCAGTCATACCAAGTAACATCGCATCAAAATACTCAAATATTTCCTGATATTTTTTGTAAATGCTGCGGTGTACTTCATCGCAGATTATGAGCTGAAAATGCCCCGGACTAAAGAGCTTCTCACCATATTTGTTTTTCCTCTCATCTATGGCATTCATCATCGTCGGATATGTAGAAAAAATCATCCTGCATGACTCAGGGTCGTCTTTATTGTCAAGCAGATTACAGCATGATAAATCAGGAAGCAGATTCGTATAATTGTTTTTTGCCTGCTTCACAAGAGCTTTTCTGTCTGCGAGGAACAGAATATTTTTCACATAATTGTGACGCCTTAATACATCAACAATACTAATGCTCACTCTTGTCTTTCCTGAACCTGTGGCCTGCACTATAAGCATCTTGCGGTGCTTATTTGTGATGGCATCACAGACTGCGGTTACAGCCTCTTTCTGATACGGTCTGTTGGTAATATCATCGCTTATCCGTATATTTTCAAGCGGAATCCTCGAAGTGCGTCCATCCATCTCAAGCTGCAGCTCTTCCTGTGTGAAAAAGCCTGAAACCTCACGCCTTGGATATCCCATATAATCATTCGTATAGAAAAATTCAAATCCATTTGTTATGAAAATAAGAGGGCGTCTATTGTATTTATTCTGCAAACAGTCAGCATACAGCTTCGCCTGCTGGCTTCCTACCATAGCATCCACAGAAGCCTTTTTAGCCTCCACTACAGCAAGTGGCAGATTATCCTTTCCCCAAAGAACATAATCCACATACCCTGTTCCTGTGCTGTTTGGCATTCCTGTAACCGGCTCCTCCTCCGTGACATTTCTGCCAATAACCCATCCTGCCTCCTTTAAGGCAACATCTATATATCTCTTGCGGGTTTCTGCCTCGCTTATCGTATCTACATGGAACTCCCTTGTCTTTACATTCTGACTACGCTTCTTTGCCATCTGCTCGCGGAGCTCTTCATTCTCCTTCAATACGCTCTCGAGCTTTTTATCCTTACTGCTTAAGCCCTCATACAGCTTCATGAGCTCATCAGCCTTTATACGCTTTTCATTACCGCTTGCAAGAATCGACTCATCATATGTCTTCTCATCGTATTCCCTCGAATATGAATAATCAATCCAATCGCAAAACTCAAACAAATCACGAAGCGCTATTATTGCTTCATCCCTGCCTATATTGTTGTTGGTATGAACTGCAACATTTCCCAAATGAATAGTATATTTGAGCATTGGAAACAGCCTTGGCTCAATTATCCTCCTAAACGTCGGCTCATGAATGAGACTTGATACATTATCTCTGTACGGAAGCGAAAGCTCCGCGTCGTATGAGAAAACAAACCTCACTGCAAGCTCAAGTGCACGCCTCGACAAAATGGCACAAGTAGCCGGTGAAATGGATAAACTTTTTTCTGCTTCAACTGCCTGCTTTGCAAAATCTGCGTATTCTTCTTTCTTTAAAAGGTAATCAAAATTTGTTTCCATGTAATCACCCCTTTTATCTTTCTACAAGCACTTTGCATCTCTTCCTGCAAAATGCAATTCCATAATACATGATATTCTGTCTGTCATTATTTAACAGATATTCCTGATATCTTCTATCCTTTATCTGTTTCAGAGCTTTTTCACAGGATTTTTCCATAGCTTTAAAATCTTTTGTGTATTTAAGCTCTGCAATAATTCCTTCATCCGGATCATCTGTCTCCACAATAATATCTGCAAAGCCCTCTCCTGCCTCAACATTTGACTTTACCAGCCAGTCCTCATTGCCACTCAAAATGCCAATAAGCAGATTATGATAGGAGCTTTCCTTTTCCTCATTTCTCGCTTTTGTGTCAAAAACGCTCACCGAATTGCTCAGCACCTTGTTTAAATACATTTCCATTATCTGTGTATTTCCATCTTTGAAAGCCTTCCAAAAGTCCTGCAACTGCTCGGTATTGGAAAATATTTTATTTCTAAACCACTCCTGTATCTGCAGCTTAAATACTTCTTTAATCTCCTTGTTCGGAATTACAAGGTTATATTTTTTGTCCTCACTTATCTTTGTATATGTCAGATAACCTGTTGTAAACAGAACACTCCATAGATTATCAATATTATTGTCTATTTCGTCATAGGTCATATCCAGACGGATTTGCTTGTCTATGGCTTCTCCCGCGATCAAACGCTCAATTTCATCTCTGGTTGTCTTACCAGCCTTATCTATAAACCTCTTAACAAGCTCATTTCCGCTTGTATTAATCCAATACGCTTCCGGTCCAGCCATTGGATCATCTTTTATTCTGTCAACATGATTGATTACATCCCACGGACAATATACATCAACATTTCCGAAATGATAACCATCATACCATTCCTTTGTCTCTGCAAACCTGTTTTCCATATGATAAAATTCCAGCAAACGCTCTACTTCCTCATCCGTAAAGCCAAAGTGTTCATCAAATCTTGTATCCGTAATAGATAAAATCTTGAAATTATTTAATCCTGTAAAAATACTTTCTTTTGAAACACGAAGACAACCTGTTAAGACAGCAAAATCCAATGCCTCATTTGTCTTTAATGCTTTTCCGAATATGGCACGTATCAAAGAAACCATCTCTTTATAATAGCCGTTCTGAAATGCCTTATCCAGTGGAACATCATATTCATCTATTAAAATAACCGTTTTTCTGCAATGGTGCTTATATAACAGCTCAGATAAAGTTTGAAGCGAAGCATACAGTGCCTCATCTCTCATTTCATATCTGCCATCCTCTAATCGGATTAAAGAAGCATACGCCGACTTATCGTCAATGTCCAGCCTGTCACTCTGCTTCAAATATGCAAATCTCTTAGCTTCCTTTGCAATTATCTCTATCATCTGATACTTTGCAGCTTGAAAATCTAGTCCTTCCACATTCTTTAAAGATAGAAATATCACAGGATACTTGCCCATATTATCATCACACAGTTTTTTGTTGTGCGATATATAAAGACCATCAAATAATTCAGAAGCTGCTCCAATTTCAAAGAAAGATTTGAGCATACTCATGTTTAGAGTCTTGCCAAAACGACGCGGTCTGGTAAAAAGGTTGACTTTTCCCCGGCTGTCAACCAACTGTTCAATAAGCTTTGTCTTATCGACATAGTAATATCCGTCTGAACGGATTTCCTCAAAGTTCTCTATTCCCACCGGTAGTTTAAGTGATTCAGTCATGCATGCTCATCTCCTTCCCTGATAAAAATAAGTGTGTAAATATAGGTTTATTATAGCATATATTGGTGCGAAGGTCATAGTATCAAATTTTGATTTGTCGACTTGTTTGACGAAGTCGGAAAACTGTTCCTGCAAATCCATCGGTGGAATAATAAACTCTTTTTCCTCAAGCTTCGATTTAGACAATATACCTTTTAATGCCATATTTATATCTTCCACAAGATAATCCTTGGACATCTGAAACAGCACATACAAAAACAGAATATTGTATTGTTCAGGTACTACTGCATTAATCTGCTGGTTAAATGCCACTGTTCTATCTGTAATGCAAACTCTACCAATACTTGCTATACTTCCAGCAATACAAGCCATAAGAATAGAATCCTTTTCAACTGTACGTCCAACATTCATACCCTTTTCAGACAAACTCTCTGTCGCTTGAGTTGGATTAAGAATTCCAGAAACAATATTATCTGTCTTTATCCATTCTATATAATCACCATAATATTCTTCTATTGCTCGTGAAGGTGTATTGCCAGTAATAACTTTGCACGTATCTTTTAACCTCTTCTTCTCGAATCCAAACGGATTACTTCTAGGGTCTCCAAACATCTCGACAAATCGGGCCTTGATGAGATTGTCTAACTCCCTAATCTCATCATTACGCTTATCTAGTATTCCCTTCACCTTTTTCAATATTTCGACTATGGATTTCTGCTCATCAACTGAAGGTAATTCGATTAATGCATCAGTCAAATTAGCTAACTTTATATACTTTATAACTCCACCAATAGCCTGTTTCCGTAATTCATCTATATAATCTTCCATAAAATAATAAAGGTATGGCATATATAACTTTCCACTTCCATTAGCTTCTATTATATATGTTCGCTGATAAGCATCAAACTTTCCATTATAATATTTAACATTTAAATCTCCATTTCCAGCAACTAACACACACTCACAATCATACGAATATGTTGATATTTTCAATGGTTCTTTTGAACAAGTAAAAAATGGATACTTTCCATCTTCTGAAGAAACATTTGCATCAAGTTTTCCTGTCTTAATCTTAGTCAAATCACCAATTTTAACTTTCATCTACATTATCCCCTACAAACACGAATTGACCTTTTCTCATTTTTACTAAGCAAGATACTTCTGATGAGCAGTTTTGACATTATTCTGATTAACCATAGCATACTGCATGGTGGTATCAATCTGGGAATGTCCAAGTATCTTTTGAACCTGTTCAATCGGCATTCCCTTATCAATAGCTCTCGTAGCCATTGAACGCCTGAATTTATGCGGATGTACTCTCTCTAAGGACAGTTTTCTCCCGAGTTTTCGCAATCGAATCTCAACACCACTTATCTTAAGTCTGTCATGTGGTGCATCCAACGTAACAAACAAGGCTTTGTTTTTATCAGTTCTGGTATCAATATAATCCTTTAAATGTACTTTTGCCTTTGCATCAAAATATACTCTGCGCTCTTTATCACCTTTTCCATAAACGATACACTCACGTCCTTCAAGATCAATATCATCTATATTCAGGTTTACCAGTTCACCAACTCTTATTCCGGTAGAATACAAAAGATCTATAATTGCCAAATCTCGCTTTTCATTACAATTATCTCTAAGCTTCTCTATTCCCTCATCAGAAATCACGCTTTTTACAACTGTTTTGGTCTTTATCTTATGAATCCTGCGCATAGGACTTTTAAGAATATAATCCTCTTCCTCGAGCCAAGAAAAGAAGCTGGAGATATTTCTTCTAACATTATCAATTGTTACATTTGAGCAATTATTGAGCTTTTGATAATCTGACAAATATTCACGTATTTCTTCCGTTGTTATTTTACGGACAGATGTTTCGGTTTGTGACAACAGATGCTGCACGGTTTCCCTATAATACTTTATTGTTCGTTCTGAACACCCCTCTATAGTTTTTGCATCAAGAAACATTTCCAAAAATTTATCATTTGCAATCTCTGCTTTCTCTGCTTCATTTTCTGCAAATGTTTGTAAAATGACTTCCTGTAATTTTTTCATCTGAGCTATTGATAAATACTCCGACATTACATTTAAAACTTTAACTATTTTTTCTTCCATGTTGATATCTCCTTTCAAAATACCAACATCCTTCTCCTGCATAAATGCAATTTATTCCGGCAATTGTATTTATGCAGCCTGTGAATAATCCATAATAAAAATTTTACTTGCGATATGCTCTACTATAGCCAATCCTGTTCTATTTTCTTCTCTAATTGTATAAACATATCATAATACTTTTCTTTGGTTTGACGTATAATATCCATTGCAATTGCCTGATTATATGCGTGTGCAACATTATTTCTCGAAACCAATGCATCCAGCCATAATTCTTCATCACTAATCATTCCTGCCTTGTAAGCTGTTTTTAAAATTGTTCTTGGCGATCCTGTTGCCCCCTCCGCATAACCAAAATTCTCTAATAGTTCTTTCATCGCCTTCCATGATTGTTCAAAACAAATTTCATATAATCCAACCATGCCAGCAATTTCCACATTTCCATATGGTTCTTTATAAGAAAAAATATCGTTTAAATTGACTAATGCTGCCTTAAAATTCTCAAATTTTTTCATATAGCACTACCCCCTCTCTTTTTATAGATTCCAACAATTCTTTTCTTACAGGCTTATCCAAGTCCACTATATCAAATTCCAACAACGTTGAAGTTGTTTCGTCTACATCCAAAATAAAATGACTACTGCTACCACCGCAAAATGCCAAATCTATATCACTTCGCTCTTTAAAATCTCCTCGCGCTCTTGAACCAAAAAGAATTACTTTTTCAACACAATTCTTCTTCGCTAGCTGGATAATTTCCTGTAATACTTTACATTTTATTCCTGTTTTTTCAAAGGTACTATTTACATCCATAAAGGCTCCTATACTACTTCGTTTCTTATCCAAAATATTTCTGCATTAAACTATCAAACAATATTTGTGTTTCATCCAATGCTTTCTGAACTGCAACTTTTGATTTGTTGACTTGGTGGACGAAGTCGGCATACTGTTTTTGTAAATCCAAAGATGGAACTGGGATCCTAATTTTCCTAATTTCAGATAAATTCAATGTTTTTTGGGCTATCCCTTTTACTTTTTCTTCTATTTGCCTCTGACAACCAGGTGACAACAGCGCACCGTGCATATAATAGCTGTTTAAAATATCACTCTTCGGTTTTAAGTATGCAATATGTCTTTGAAAAAGAAATTTTCTATCTTCAACTACAACTGCCGGATGCCCATATGAACCTACTGTCGAAAGCAATATATCACCAATTTCAATCGGAGTTCTTTTATAAAGTTCTTTATATGTTTCTGCACTAATAAATTTATCTGTATCATAAGTTACCGTATTCTTTGACAAATTAGATACCAAAATAAAAGGAATCCCCTCATGTTGGAACTTTGGCGACTGATGTGTACCATCCGTAATTATTAAACATAAATCACTTAATGAAATCATATTTGTACAATCACCAAACATCTCGACAAATCGGGCCTTGATTAACTCATCTAAAAGCTTTAATTCCCGTTTTCTTTCCTTAATAACCATTAAAACCTTATCCAAATTAATTGCTATCTCTATCTGTTTTTTTAATGGTGGATATGGAATTTCAGTTGCATCAAAATCCCTTTTAACTATATGTTTCATTGTAGCACCATGTGTTTTTTTCCCCATATCATTCAACTTATATCGAACAGCATATACAAAATAAGATTTATCAATATCAACCTTATCAAATTTCACTTTAAAAATATGTTGATTCAATAAAGCCTTTCCTCCATTCCACACATATACCCCAAGACTAGCAGACCATGAAATCAATACATCGCCATCATTTATTTCTATTTTTTTTGGATATTTGCCATTATAAAAACCTAAATCATATGAGTTACCTGTCAAATCTTGAATACGAATAATTTGTAATCCTTCTTCTCCTCTATCCTCTGGCTTAAATGCATAGCCATTAATGTATGTAGCCACATCGCCAAGTTTAATGATATCTTTAGCCATTTACTTTCACCTTTCAATATCCACCATTCTTACTCACATGCATGTAAACATGATTCAAGACACAAAAATAACCACCTCACTGATCTGGTAAACTGTGGCGGTTATTTGCAATCAATACATAATCCGGCTGACTCTCTATCTGTAGCACTTCTTTTGTATTATGCTAACATCTAATCGCCTTTTTGTCTAACATGCATTCTATTTATCAAGAATTTTACAAACACGAATTTGCTTTTACACATCCAACAGTTTCTTAAGCTCTGCCAGTTCACCCTGTATCTCACTTTCCAAAGCGTCAATCTTTCCTATTATCACATCGGTTGGCTCATATTGCACAGCCTCATAGACTATTTCCTTGTACTTATTAATTGAAAGGTCATAGTCATTTGACACAATCTCATCAACCGGAACAAAGAAGCTCTGATCCGTTCTTTTTCTGTCAGTCTCTGCATCAAGATGATTGAATCTCTCAATAATATCCGGGATATCATTGTCTGCGATTTCCTGGCGTTTGTCATCAAGGCTTAATCCATCAGCTTTCATATCATAAAACCAGACTTTGTCGGTACCACCTGAGCCTGTTTTTGTGAAAATAAGGATTGCTGTTGACACTCCTGCGTATGGCTTAAACACTCCACTTGGCATTGATATGACTGCGTCGAGCTTATTGTTTTCTATGATTTCTTTTCTGATTTGTTTATGTGCTTTACTGCTGCCAAACAATACTCCATCAGGAACAATCACTGCCGCTCTGCCACCTTTTTTTAGTATACGCAAAAATAGTGCTAAGAAAAGCAGCTCTGTTTTCTTCGTCTTTGTCACTTTAAGCAAATCTGCTGAAACCGCCTCATAGTCCAGACTTCCCTTAAACGGCGGATTTGCCAAAACTAAGCTGTATTTTTCAACATCCGTATTCTGCTCTGAAAGACTGTCTCTGTACGAAATATTAGGATTTTCCACGCCATGAAGCAACATATTCATAGCTCCGATTCGAAGCATGGTTCTGTCCATATCGTTACCATAAAACATAGTGTTATTGAAATGCTCAAGGCTCTCCTGATGAAGGAAAAGCTCCGGATGGTTTTCTCTTAGATAGCTCTGTGCTTCTATCAGAAAGCCTGCACTTCCCATTGCCGGATCAATTATTGTATCATCCGGTGCCGGTTTTACAAGCTCGACCATCATTTTTATAATGTGTCGCGGTGTTCTGAACTGTCCATTAGTTCCGGCTGTTGCAACCTTTGAGAGAAGATACTCGTATAAATCTCCCTTAGAATCTTCATCTCCCAGCTCAAGCTTATCTATTCCATCGACTATTTTTGACAGCATTGCCGCGGTAGGAATCTTGAATATGGCATCTCCCATATATCTGGCATATGCCGAATCTCCGTCCTGATGCAGATTCTTTATAAACGGAAATACACCATTTAAGACAAGCTCATACATTTCCTCTGCTGAACCGAGATTTTTAAATTTGCTCCAGCGGTATTTCTGACATTCACCCGGAAACATAGACTCATAGTCTACACCGAGAAAATTTGCCTCGTTTTCTTTTGTTGTCTCAACTTCGTCAAGCTGCTTTATAAAGAGTAAATATGTAAACTGTTCTATAACATCTAATGGATTTGTGATGCCACCTGTCCAGAATGTTTCCCATATTTTATCTATTTTATTTCTTAATTCTCCGGTAATCATTATCTGCTTCTCCTCTATTCTTCCTCTTTAATCACCTTTAGGAAGCGCTTGACCTCCGCCCATGCACGCTTGGACTCCGGGAAATTGAGATATCCCATCTGGAACACATGAAACATCCCCTCATACACTGACAGTCGCACCTTAACGCCCTGGTTTCTTGCCTTTGCAGCGGCATCGACCGAGTCAGATAAGAGCATCTCTATCGAGCCCGCCTGTATGAGCATTGGAGGAAAGCCTCTGAAATCGCCAAACAGCGGCGATATGTATGGATCCATTTTATCGTGGTCACCGGGATAGTCATTCACGTAGATGAGACTGTCCCTTGTGTTCCCAAACAGTGGGTCCTTTTCATAGTTTGTCTCGTAGGATTCTCCTCCTGCTGTGAGATCGGTCCATGGTGACATGGCTACTATTCCTGCCGGAAGCGGCATGTCGTGGTCACGAAGATACATGGTGAGGCACATTGCAAGGCCTCCGCCCGCTGAGTCTCCTGCCAGCACAATCTGCGAGCCAAACCAGCCCTGTGACAAGAGCCATTTATAGCAGTCTATGGCATCCTCAAGTGCTGCCGGATACGGGTGCTCCGGCGCCACGCGATAGTCAGGCGTGAGCACTGAGCAGCCCTCACTTACCTCATTATAAAGGCCTGCAAATACATAGTATGCATTGCGCACTGCCCCCATATATCCACCACCATGCAGCTGCAGTATCACACGCTCTGTATTTGGGTT
It encodes the following:
- a CDS encoding alpha/beta hydrolase, with protein sequence MIGFHGIGNSHMFEDEEMGNYHPEIENGDSNGDNETGIIGALGNKLEKTFKNSLSAMKSEHAEKAHSNAAVADEEVSIQGKILANLMGHITNDLAIGKKIKSGELRKRMKEPAWLVPDCFVTEDIDMGGFTMKLLSSKENPNTERVILQLHGGGYMGAVRNAYYVFAGLYNEVSEGCSVLTPDYRVAPEHPYPAALEDAIDCYKWLLSQGWFGSQIVLAGDSAGGGLAMCLTMYLRDHDMPLPAGIVAMSPWTDLTAGGESYETNYEKDPLFGNTRDSLIYVNDYPGDHDKMDPYISPLFGDFRGFPPMLIQAGSIEMLLSDSVDAAAKARNQGVKVRLSVYEGMFHVFQMGYLNFPESKRAWAEVKRFLKVIKEEE
- a CDS encoding nucleotidyltransferase family protein gives rise to the protein MDVNSTFEKTGIKCKVLQEIIQLAKKNCVEKVILFGSRARGDFKERSDIDLAFCGGSSSHFILDVDETTSTLLEFDIVDLDKPVRKELLESIKREGVVLYEKI
- a CDS encoding DEAD/DEAH box helicase family protein, with product METNFDYLLKKEEYADFAKQAVEAEKSLSISPATCAILSRRALELAVRFVFSYDAELSLPYRDNVSSLIHEPTFRRIIEPRLFPMLKYTIHLGNVAVHTNNNIGRDEAIIALRDLFEFCDWIDYSYSREYDEKTYDESILASGNEKRIKADELMKLYEGLSSKDKKLESVLKENEELREQMAKKRSQNVKTREFHVDTISEAETRKRYIDVALKEAGWVIGRNVTEEEPVTGMPNSTGTGYVDYVLWGKDNLPLAVVEAKKASVDAMVGSQQAKLYADCLQNKYNRRPLIFITNGFEFFYTNDYMGYPRREVSGFFTQEELQLEMDGRTSRIPLENIRISDDITNRPYQKEAVTAVCDAITNKHRKMLIVQATGSGKTRVSISIVDVLRRHNYVKNILFLADRKALVKQAKNNYTNLLPDLSCCNLLDNKDDPESCRMIFSTYPTMMNAIDERKNKYGEKLFSPGHFQLIICDEVHRSIYKKYQEIFEYFDAMLLGMTATPKNEIDKNTYGVFDLERGVPTFAYELEKAVEEGYLVNYSTLEYKSKIMESGIHYDELSDEEKEEYEDTFSDDDTVGDDISGEAVNTWLFNADTIDKVLRELMEKGLKIEGGDKLGKTIIFAKNSLHAQAIVKRFNKLFPEYGGDFIKRIDYSIKYSDSLIDEFSTSDKMPQIAVSVDMLDTGIDIPEILNLVFFKKVKSYAKFWQMIGRGTRLCPNLLGEGMDKERFLIFDFCNNFEYFRVNKNGAENGITESLNEKIYNTKAQIVRELQAPVYSGDEIYADYRKSLVDDLKEDVISLNDDSFMVKRHLRYVEFFRASSSWDNLETIEISDIREHIAPLIRPKKEDELARRFDYLVYSIDLGLLQSKSIQSPVNIVVQTAEKLSAKYSIPQVEKKKEIIEKVQTNEFWDKVTIIELDTVREALRGLLQYLDRQVRPIYYTNFTDSITDGTPGEPLYGGNDLKNYRKKVEFYLKEHSDKLSVYKLKNNKKLTETDLRELERILWTELGSKEDYIKEYGETPIGRLVRKIVGVDRAAVNEAFSCFMSEERLNINQMRFVNLIVDYIVANGNIEDNKVLMGEPFKSVGSITTLFKDDMSTAKQIMEIVNQIKRNSEEIA
- a CDS encoding AAA family ATPase yields the protein MTESLKLPVGIENFEEIRSDGYYYVDKTKLIEQLVDSRGKVNLFTRPRRFGKTLNMSMLKSFFEIGAASELFDGLYISHNKKLCDDNMGKYPVIFLSLKNVEGLDFQAAKYQMIEIIAKEAKRFAYLKQSDRLDIDDKSAYASLIRLEDGRYEMRDEALYASLQTLSELLYKHHCRKTVILIDEYDVPLDKAFQNGYYKEMVSLIRAIFGKALKTNEALDFAVLTGCLRVSKESIFTGLNNFKILSITDTRFDEHFGFTDEEVERLLEFYHMENRFAETKEWYDGYHFGNVDVYCPWDVINHVDRIKDDPMAGPEAYWINTSGNELVKRFIDKAGKTTRDEIERLIAGEAIDKQIRLDMTYDEIDNNIDNLWSVLFTTGYLTYTKISEDKKYNLVIPNKEIKEVFKLQIQEWFRNKIFSNTEQLQDFWKAFKDGNTQIMEMYLNKVLSNSVSVFDTKARNEEKESSYHNLLIGILSGNEDWLVKSNVEAGEGFADIIVETDDPDEGIIAELKYTKDFKAMEKSCEKALKQIKDRRYQEYLLNNDRQNIMYYGIAFCRKRCKVLVER
- a CDS encoding HI0074 family nucleotidyltransferase substrate-binding subunit, yielding MKKFENFKAALVNLNDIFSYKEPYGNVEIAGMVGLYEICFEQSWKAMKELLENFGYAEGATGSPRTILKTAYKAGMISDEELWLDALVSRNNVAHAYNQAIAMDIIRQTKEKYYDMFIQLEKKIEQDWL
- a CDS encoding restriction endonuclease subunit S, with amino-acid sequence MAKDIIKLGDVATYINGYAFKPEDRGEEGLQIIRIQDLTGNSYDLGFYNGKYPKKIEINDGDVLISWSASLGVYVWNGGKALLNQHIFKVKFDKVDIDKSYFVYAVRYKLNDMGKKTHGATMKHIVKRDFDATEIPYPPLKKQIEIAINLDKVLMVIKERKRELKLLDELIKARFVEMFGDCTNMISLSDLCLIITDGTHQSPKFQHEGIPFILVSNLSKNTVTYDTDKFISAETYKELYKRTPIEIGDILLSTVGSYGHPAVVVEDRKFLFQRHIAYLKPKSDILNSYYMHGALLSPGCQRQIEEKVKGIAQKTLNLSEIRKIRIPVPSLDLQKQYADFVHQVNKSKVAVQKALDETQILFDSLMQKYFG
- a CDS encoding restriction endonuclease subunit S; the encoded protein is MKVKIGDLTKIKTGKLDANVSSEDGKYPFFTCSKEPLKISTYSYDCECVLVAGNGDLNVKYYNGKFDAYQRTYIIEANGSGKLYMPYLYYFMEDYIDELRKQAIGGVIKYIKLANLTDALIELPSVDEQKSIVEILKKVKGILDKRNDEIRELDNLIKARFVEMFGDPRSNPFGFEKKRLKDTCKVITGNTPSRAIEEYYGDYIEWIKTDNIVSGILNPTQATESLSEKGMNVGRTVEKDSILMACIAGSIASIGRVCITDRTVAFNQQINAVVPEQYNILFLYVLFQMSKDYLVEDINMALKGILSKSKLEEKEFIIPPMDLQEQFSDFVKQVDKSKFDTMTFAPIYAIINLYLHTYFYQGRR
- a CDS encoding type I restriction-modification system subunit M, which encodes MITGELRNKIDKIWETFWTGGITNPLDVIEQFTYLLFIKQLDEVETTKENEANFLGVDYESMFPGECQKYRWSKFKNLGSAEEMYELVLNGVFPFIKNLHQDGDSAYARYMGDAIFKIPTAAMLSKIVDGIDKLELGDEDSKGDLYEYLLSKVATAGTNGQFRTPRHIIKMMVELVKPAPDDTIIDPAMGSAGFLIEAQSYLRENHPELFLHQESLEHFNNTMFYGNDMDRTMLRIGAMNMLLHGVENPNISYRDSLSEQNTDVEKYSLVLANPPFKGSLDYEAVSADLLKVTKTKKTELLFLALFLRILKKGGRAAVIVPDGVLFGSSKAHKQIRKEIIENNKLDAVISMPSGVFKPYAGVSTAILIFTKTGSGGTDKVWFYDMKADGLSLDDKRQEIADNDIPDIIERFNHLDAETDRKRTDQSFFVPVDEIVSNDYDLSINKYKEIVYEAVQYEPTDVIIGKIDALESEIQGELAELKKLLDV
- the xerA gene encoding site-specific tyrosine recombinase/integron integrase — its product is MEEKIVKVLNVMSEYLSIAQMKKLQEVILQTFAENEAEKAEIANDKFLEMFLDAKTIEGCSERTIKYYRETVQHLLSQTETSVRKITTEEIREYLSDYQKLNNCSNVTIDNVRRNISSFFSWLEEEDYILKSPMRRIHKIKTKTVVKSVISDEGIEKLRDNCNEKRDLAIIDLLYSTGIRVGELVNLNIDDIDLEGRECIVYGKGDKERRVYFDAKAKVHLKDYIDTRTDKNKALFVTLDAPHDRLKISGVEIRLRKLGRKLSLERVHPHKFRRSMATRAIDKGMPIEQVQKILGHSQIDTTMQYAMVNQNNVKTAHQKYLA